The proteins below come from a single Chryseobacterium bernardetii genomic window:
- a CDS encoding aconitate hydratase: MTFDIDMIKKVYERYPERIAAARQIVGKPLTLSEKILYTHLWEGNATQAYERGNSYVDFAPDRVAMQDATAQMALLQFMQAGKAKVAVPSTAHADHLIQAKVGADKDLQEGINKNSEVFNFLSSVCDKYGIGFWKPGAGIIHQVVLENYAFPGGMMIGTDSHTVNAGGLGMVAIGVGGADAVDVMAGMAWELKMPKLIGVKLTGKMNGWTSAKDVILKVAGILTVKGGTGCIVEYFGEGAESLSATGKGTICNMGAEIGATTSTFGYDDSMRRYLAATGRQDVVDAADKIAEHLTGDAEVYANPEQYFDQLIEINLSELTPHLNGPFTPDLATPVAEFRAKAEANGWPLEVEWALIGSCTNSSYEDLSRAASIVEDAVSKGVKPKAILGINPGSEQVKFTAERDGFLNSFRKFENARIFTNACGPCIGQWDREGAEKGEKNSIIHSFNRNFAKRADGNPNTHAFVASPEMVAAVAISGRLDFNPITDTLTNESGEQVKLDEPKGYELPAKGFAVDDNGYQAPSEDGSRVVVNVSPTSDRLQLLEEFPAWDGKNITGAKVLIKAFGKCTTDHISMAGPWLKYRGHLDNISNNMLIGAVNAYNMETNRVKNELTGEYGEVPAVQRAYKAAGVPTIVVGDQNYGEGSSREHAAMEPRHLGVKAVLVKSFARIHETNLKKQGMLALTFANEADYDKIQEDDTVNFLDLDQFAPGKQFTLEFIHKDGTKDIIMANHTYNDQQIDWFKAGSALNLIKQQEK, translated from the coding sequence ATGACTTTTGATATTGATATGATCAAAAAAGTGTATGAGCGTTACCCAGAAAGAATTGCTGCGGCAAGACAAATAGTGGGAAAACCTCTTACCCTTTCGGAAAAAATTCTTTACACCCACCTTTGGGAAGGAAATGCTACACAGGCATATGAAAGAGGAAACTCTTATGTAGATTTTGCACCGGATAGAGTGGCTATGCAGGATGCAACAGCGCAAATGGCCCTTTTACAGTTCATGCAGGCTGGGAAAGCTAAAGTAGCTGTACCTTCAACAGCTCATGCGGATCACCTGATCCAGGCGAAAGTAGGTGCTGATAAAGACTTACAGGAAGGAATCAACAAAAACTCTGAGGTATTCAACTTCTTAAGTTCTGTATGTGACAAATACGGAATTGGATTCTGGAAGCCGGGAGCTGGGATCATTCACCAGGTTGTACTGGAAAACTATGCTTTCCCTGGAGGAATGATGATTGGAACCGACTCACACACTGTAAACGCTGGTGGGCTAGGAATGGTTGCCATTGGTGTAGGGGGTGCAGATGCGGTAGATGTAATGGCAGGAATGGCATGGGAACTTAAAATGCCTAAACTTATCGGGGTAAAATTAACCGGTAAAATGAACGGATGGACCTCTGCAAAAGATGTTATATTAAAAGTAGCAGGAATCCTTACTGTAAAAGGAGGTACGGGATGTATTGTAGAATACTTCGGTGAAGGAGCAGAATCTCTTTCAGCAACAGGTAAAGGAACTATCTGTAACATGGGTGCTGAAATTGGAGCTACTACTTCTACTTTCGGGTATGATGATTCTATGAGAAGATATCTTGCGGCTACCGGAAGACAGGATGTAGTAGATGCAGCGGATAAAATTGCAGAACACTTAACAGGCGATGCTGAGGTATACGCCAACCCTGAACAATATTTCGACCAACTAATAGAAATTAACCTTTCTGAACTAACTCCACACTTAAACGGGCCTTTCACTCCGGACCTGGCAACTCCAGTTGCTGAATTCAGAGCTAAAGCTGAAGCAAACGGATGGCCATTAGAAGTTGAGTGGGCACTTATCGGTTCTTGTACCAATTCTTCTTATGAAGATCTGTCAAGAGCAGCTTCCATTGTAGAAGATGCAGTATCGAAAGGTGTTAAGCCTAAAGCTATTTTAGGGATTAATCCTGGTTCTGAGCAGGTTAAATTTACAGCCGAAAGAGATGGTTTCTTAAATTCATTCAGAAAATTTGAAAACGCAAGAATCTTTACTAACGCTTGCGGACCTTGTATTGGACAATGGGACAGAGAAGGGGCTGAAAAAGGAGAAAAAAACTCTATTATCCACTCATTCAACAGAAACTTTGCAAAAAGAGCTGACGGTAACCCCAATACCCATGCATTCGTAGCGTCTCCTGAAATGGTAGCTGCTGTGGCAATCTCTGGTAGATTAGATTTCAACCCTATTACAGATACTTTAACAAACGAATCCGGTGAGCAGGTAAAACTTGATGAGCCTAAAGGTTACGAACTTCCTGCAAAAGGATTTGCTGTAGATGATAACGGATATCAGGCACCTTCTGAAGATGGTTCCAGAGTAGTTGTTAATGTAAGTCCTACTTCAGACAGACTTCAGTTATTAGAGGAATTCCCGGCTTGGGACGGCAAAAACATTACAGGAGCAAAAGTATTGATCAAAGCGTTCGGAAAATGTACTACTGACCACATTTCTATGGCTGGGCCATGGTTAAAATACAGAGGTCACTTAGACAATATTTCTAACAATATGTTGATTGGAGCTGTGAACGCTTACAATATGGAAACCAACCGCGTTAAAAATGAATTAACGGGTGAATATGGAGAAGTTCCTGCCGTACAGAGAGCTTATAAAGCTGCAGGAGTACCAACAATTGTTGTAGGAGATCAGAACTATGGTGAAGGTTCATCAAGAGAACATGCCGCCATGGAACCTAGACACCTTGGTGTAAAAGCGGTATTGGTAAAGTCATTTGCGAGAATTCACGAAACCAACCTTAAGAAACAAGGTATGCTTGCGTTAACTTTTGCCAATGAGGCAGATTATGACAAAATTCAGGAAGATGACACCGTTAACTTCTTAGATCTTGACCAGTTTGCCCCGGGAAAACAATTTACTTTAGAATTTATCCACAAAGACGGAACTAAAGACATCATCATGGCGAACCACACTTACAATGATCAGCAGATTGATTGGTTCAAGGCCGGTTCTGCTCTAAACCTGATTAAACAACAAGAGAAATAA
- a CDS encoding DUF5694 domain-containing protein, producing MKTIIYIFLLSLPTFILAQKQPSEYFKNPKTKVLVVGSFHFDYPNLDAIKIKKEDQIDVLSPKTAQEVTELVEYIKKFKPTKIAIEAWPEWNANEKLKEYNKGKYRDQRDERYQLAIRIASEMKINEISSIDAGSVWEDLQERFGKTDSLFFKKISQDYDFKSEDPVAQQFVTFFKNSDRKNFSSLLKTFQYMNSKESHLYGYGAYLSGDFKLRAHDGADMLALYWYDRNLRMFRNIQNIPHTAEDRILIITGNGHAAVLRQLFTYSAEYDFVEFSSLK from the coding sequence ATGAAAACCATTATTTATATTTTCTTACTTTCCCTTCCAACCTTTATTTTAGCACAAAAACAACCTTCAGAATATTTCAAAAACCCTAAAACTAAGGTATTGGTGGTAGGGTCTTTCCATTTCGATTATCCCAATCTGGATGCTATCAAAATAAAAAAGGAAGACCAAATTGATGTTCTATCTCCTAAAACAGCTCAGGAAGTGACGGAGCTTGTAGAATACATCAAAAAATTCAAACCAACAAAAATTGCTATCGAGGCATGGCCGGAATGGAATGCCAATGAGAAGCTGAAAGAGTACAATAAAGGGAAATACAGAGATCAGAGGGATGAGCGTTATCAACTGGCTATCCGTATTGCCAGTGAAATGAAGATTAATGAAATTTCCAGTATTGATGCGGGATCTGTTTGGGAAGATCTTCAGGAAAGATTTGGTAAAACAGATTCTCTGTTTTTCAAAAAAATCTCGCAGGATTACGATTTTAAAAGTGAAGACCCGGTTGCCCAGCAATTTGTTACCTTCTTTAAAAATTCTGATCGCAAGAACTTCTCTTCACTGCTTAAAACATTTCAGTATATGAACAGTAAGGAAAGTCATCTTTACGGCTATGGAGCCTACCTGAGCGGAGATTTTAAGCTAAGAGCCCATGATGGTGCAGATATGCTTGCATTGTATTGGTATGACCGAAATCTAAGAATGTTCCGTAATATCCAGAATATTCCTCACACTGCGGAAGACAGAATCCTTATCATTACCGGAAATGGTCATGCCGCGGTATTAAGACAACTTTTTACTTATTCAGCGGAATATGATTTCGTAGAGTTTTCATCTTTGAAATGA
- a CDS encoding sensor histidine kinase: MKQRQLIFLHIFYWTMFLVGTIIVPYFVYDTQHIEFKFTYLLTSLICFYFNFFIIVPRFFDINKLYKTIVGFSISVTCFVVIRYFTDEVLLPYFGGVSNYPEGTNFGYYFFDNIYNSVTSIFISTVFCLFKIYSSLDAERLRLVEEKKNAELKALKTQINPHFIFNTLNNIYSLVYQKSEKALPAIEELGQLLRYSAKDLEGDFISLDKEIGYIDSLIELEKLRLRNPELILVEKNIEHPYLNISPMLLVPFVENAFKHGDLRGKGFELKVSDRDKVLHFYLLNFKKNKMKDPVSGIGIQNVKKRLEILYPKHDLNIKDSETEFVVDLKIDLRDE; the protein is encoded by the coding sequence ATGAAACAAAGACAACTGATTTTCCTCCATATTTTTTACTGGACCATGTTTTTGGTAGGAACTATTATTGTTCCTTATTTTGTCTATGATACACAACATATTGAGTTTAAATTCACTTATCTGCTGACCAGCTTAATTTGCTTTTACTTTAACTTTTTCATTATTGTACCCCGATTTTTTGATATTAACAAACTTTATAAAACCATTGTAGGTTTTTCTATAAGCGTTACCTGCTTTGTGGTGATACGATATTTTACAGATGAGGTCTTGCTGCCTTATTTTGGAGGAGTAAGTAACTATCCTGAAGGAACTAATTTTGGATATTATTTTTTTGATAATATTTACAACAGTGTAACGTCTATTTTCATCAGTACGGTTTTCTGTTTGTTTAAAATATACTCCTCGCTCGATGCAGAAAGACTCCGGTTGGTGGAAGAAAAGAAAAATGCAGAATTGAAGGCTTTAAAAACCCAGATTAATCCGCATTTTATCTTTAACACTTTAAACAATATTTACTCACTGGTTTATCAGAAATCGGAAAAAGCATTGCCAGCCATTGAAGAACTTGGACAATTGCTGAGATACAGTGCAAAAGACCTCGAAGGAGACTTCATTTCTTTGGATAAGGAGATAGGATATATTGACAGCCTGATCGAGCTGGAAAAATTGAGACTCAGAAATCCGGAACTTATTCTTGTAGAAAAAAATATTGAACATCCTTATTTGAATATTTCACCAATGCTTTTGGTTCCATTTGTTGAAAATGCTTTTAAACATGGAGATCTTCGTGGTAAAGGATTTGAACTTAAAGTTTCTGACCGGGATAAAGTATTGCATTTTTATCTTTTAAACTTTAAAAAAAATAAGATGAAAGATCCCGTTTCCGGAATTGGCATTCAGAATGTAAAAAAAAGACTGGAAATATTATATCCAAAGCATGATTTGAATATCAAAGATTCCGAAACAGAATTTGTTGTAGATTTAAAAATTGATTTGCGGGATGAATAA
- a CDS encoding bifunctional aconitate hydratase 2/2-methylisocitrate dehydratase: MNIYKDYIKEIEERKSQGLHPKPIDSAELLSEIIAQIKDSGNADRADSLKFFIYNTLPGTTSAAGVKAKFLKEIILGESVVEEISQAFAFELLSHMKGGKSIEVLLDLALGNDPAIAQQAADVLKTQVFLYEADTNRLKEAYNSGNAVAKEILESYAKAEFFTKLPEVAEEIKVVTYIAGEGDISTDLLSPGNQAHSRSDRELHGKCMITPEAQEEIKALQAKHPDASVMLIAEKGTMGVGSSRMSGVNNVALWTGKQASPYVPFVNIAPIVGGTNGISPIFLTTVDVTGGIGIDLKNWVKKTDENGNPVLNENGEPILEQAYSVATGTVLTINTKEKKLYNGDQELIDLSKSFTPQKMEFIKAGGSYAIVFGKKLQTFAAQTLGVEAPVVFAPSKEISHEGQGLTAVEKIFNRNAVGTTPGKVLHAGSDVRVKVNIVGSQDTTGLMTAQELESMAATVISPTVDGAYQSGCHTASVWDKKAQANIPKLMKFMNDFGLITARDPKGEYHSMTDVIHKVLNDITVDEWAIIIGGDSHTRMSKGVAFGADSGTVALALATGEASMPIPESVKVTFKGEMKPHMDFRDVVHATQAQMLKQFGGENVFQGRIIEVHIGTLPADQAFTFTDWTAEMKAKASINISEDSTLIESLEIAKGRIQIMIDKGMDNHNKVLQGLIDKANKRIEEIRSGEKPALTPDANAKYYAEVVVDLDVIVEPMIADPDVNNEDVSKRYTHDTIRDLSYYGGEKKVDLGFVGSCMVHKGDLKIVSQMLRNLEKQNGKVEFSAPLVVAAPTYNIIDELKAEGDWELLEKYSGFEFNDNAPKGEARTQYENVMYLERPGCNLCMGNQEKAAKGDTVLATSTRLFQGRVVEDSERKKGESLLASTPVVVLSAIMGRIPSIEEYKTAVEGIDLTTFVPSIKELTSTSVH, encoded by the coding sequence ATGAATATTTATAAGGATTACATTAAAGAGATTGAAGAAAGAAAAAGCCAGGGGCTTCATCCAAAGCCAATTGACAGTGCAGAACTACTAAGCGAAATCATCGCACAAATCAAAGACTCTGGTAATGCAGATCGAGCTGACTCTCTTAAATTTTTCATCTACAACACCCTTCCAGGAACTACAAGCGCAGCTGGTGTAAAAGCTAAATTTTTAAAAGAGATCATTCTGGGTGAATCCGTAGTAGAAGAAATCTCTCAGGCTTTTGCTTTCGAATTACTATCTCACATGAAAGGAGGTAAATCCATCGAAGTATTATTAGACCTGGCATTAGGTAATGATCCTGCGATTGCTCAACAGGCAGCAGACGTTCTTAAAACTCAGGTTTTCCTTTATGAAGCGGATACCAACCGCTTAAAAGAAGCATATAACAGCGGAAATGCAGTTGCTAAAGAGATTTTAGAAAGCTATGCAAAAGCTGAGTTCTTTACTAAACTTCCTGAAGTAGCTGAAGAGATCAAAGTAGTTACTTATATCGCTGGCGAAGGGGACATTTCTACAGATTTACTTTCTCCGGGTAACCAGGCACACTCAAGATCAGACCGTGAACTTCATGGTAAATGTATGATTACTCCTGAAGCTCAGGAAGAGATCAAAGCTTTACAGGCTAAACATCCTGATGCAAGCGTTATGCTTATCGCTGAAAAAGGAACAATGGGTGTAGGTTCATCCAGAATGTCAGGGGTAAACAACGTGGCCTTATGGACAGGAAAACAAGCCAGCCCTTATGTACCATTCGTGAATATTGCTCCGATTGTAGGAGGAACAAACGGTATTTCTCCCATCTTCCTTACTACGGTTGACGTTACTGGAGGTATTGGTATCGACCTTAAAAACTGGGTGAAGAAAACAGATGAAAACGGAAACCCTGTTCTTAATGAAAACGGAGAACCAATCCTTGAGCAAGCTTATTCAGTAGCTACAGGAACTGTTTTAACCATCAATACAAAAGAAAAGAAATTATATAACGGAGATCAGGAACTTATCGACCTTTCGAAGTCTTTCACTCCTCAAAAGATGGAATTCATCAAGGCTGGAGGATCTTACGCAATCGTATTTGGTAAGAAACTACAGACATTTGCAGCTCAGACGCTAGGTGTTGAGGCTCCTGTTGTTTTTGCTCCATCAAAAGAAATTTCTCACGAAGGACAAGGTCTTACAGCTGTGGAAAAAATCTTCAACAGAAACGCTGTGGGAACAACACCAGGAAAAGTATTACACGCAGGTTCTGATGTACGTGTAAAAGTTAACATTGTTGGCTCACAGGACACAACAGGCCTAATGACTGCCCAGGAGCTTGAATCTATGGCAGCCACTGTAATTTCTCCAACGGTTGACGGCGCATATCAGTCAGGATGTCACACCGCTTCAGTTTGGGATAAAAAAGCTCAGGCAAACATTCCTAAGCTAATGAAATTCATGAACGATTTCGGCTTGATCACAGCACGTGACCCGAAAGGTGAATACCATTCAATGACTGACGTTATTCACAAAGTTCTTAACGATATCACTGTAGACGAATGGGCGATCATCATTGGCGGTGACTCTCACACGAGAATGTCTAAAGGTGTTGCTTTCGGAGCTGACTCCGGAACGGTTGCTCTTGCATTAGCTACCGGTGAAGCTTCAATGCCAATCCCGGAATCTGTAAAAGTAACTTTCAAGGGCGAGATGAAGCCTCACATGGATTTCCGTGATGTGGTTCATGCTACTCAGGCTCAGATGTTGAAGCAATTCGGAGGAGAAAACGTATTCCAGGGAAGAATTATTGAGGTTCACATCGGAACACTTCCTGCTGACCAGGCATTCACCTTTACAGACTGGACTGCTGAAATGAAGGCTAAAGCATCGATCAACATTTCCGAAGACAGCACCCTAATTGAATCACTGGAAATTGCTAAAGGCAGAATCCAGATCATGATTGATAAAGGAATGGACAACCACAACAAAGTTCTTCAGGGATTAATTGACAAGGCGAATAAGAGAATTGAGGAAATCAGATCAGGTGAAAAGCCAGCGCTGACTCCAGATGCTAATGCTAAATATTACGCTGAAGTTGTTGTAGACCTTGATGTAATTGTAGAGCCTATGATTGCTGACCCGGATGTAAACAACGAAGATGTTTCCAAAAGATATACTCACGATACCATCAGAGACCTTTCTTACTATGGTGGTGAGAAAAAAGTGGATCTTGGTTTCGTAGGATCTTGTATGGTTCACAAAGGAGACCTTAAGATTGTTTCTCAAATGTTGAGAAATCTTGAAAAACAAAATGGTAAAGTAGAATTTAGCGCTCCATTGGTTGTAGCGGCTCCTACTTACAATATCATTGACGAGCTAAAAGCTGAAGGAGACTGGGAATTACTGGAAAAATATTCAGGTTTCGAGTTCAATGACAATGCTCCAAAAGGTGAAGCTCGTACACAATACGAAAATGTAATGTACCTTGAGCGTCCCGGATGTAACCTTTGTATGGGTAACCAGGAAAAAGCAGCAAAAGGAGATACTGTTTTAGCTACTTCAACACGTCTGTTCCAGGGAAGAGTAGTAGAAGATTCTGAACGTAAAAAAGGTGAATCTCTGTTGGCTTCCACTCCGGTTGTTGTTCTTTCTGCTATTATGGGAAGAATTCCAAGCATTGAAGAATATAAAACAGCGGTTGAAGGTATTGACCTGACCACATTTGTACCTTCTATCAAGGAACTAACAAGCACAAGTGTTCACTAA
- a CDS encoding outer membrane beta-barrel protein, with translation MKKTLFALSLISSALAFSQEKGNNTAKEKQIDGIVITKTKKAVEQKADRTIFDFSEQPQLNNGNVLEGIKKLPGLVATDIAGMMYQGKMLDVYLNGRPLNITSNELNSFLESMPANSVERIEVVTQPGAEFPATSGGAVMNIITNKNANKYLSATYSGNYTFTNYDKYRSRTTNSLNLNARNKYFGWQLNVGQNYRESMMNTQQDDLLNGNTDRFARTYFAKTGITFDLGQDRLLLNYDIYHNNNDNYTLSDGKGDRTYDENSPNKVYIRDYTFGSSDAARTNTVRQEAVVTYQKRFSDKSQKLDFQLGYTKAYTKFGQDNIFFDKTFEKTSTLPEQRLPTTTLGNVLSNNSDMRIANFKVDYSQPIKLLDGGKVSAGGLYERQDYDTESKGLKNLEYQRQTASTYLEFQAKLKKFDFTLGSRFENYDISGITRYFDKDGKLVQADLLPFDKFKFFPNASIQYNLMNQVYVAANYNKKISLPSISALNPNNTTFGGPNTQITGNANLQPTIFDNYELKISAFDYAFIGYSVSSASNQVAQIIRKDGRNLYNEQINISNMKIHNFNIGLPVPFQIFTKSIGEIMKSNFNPDKMNFMYIYAGYQKHEIDNLNNKGFWILNLMTQLILPKDIKLTANYSYLTPKAGYFYFTAEKPFSNNLDITLTKKFMNNRLTVSVFANDIFNGQIMQVRSNPPSGENVMLRTKYDSRNFGISINYKIPTRNKLAKEDPNILNQTKKEDNGGVMQQGQQ, from the coding sequence ATGAAGAAAACTCTATTTGCCTTATCATTAATAAGTTCAGCACTTGCCTTTTCACAGGAAAAAGGAAATAATACGGCTAAAGAAAAACAAATCGACGGCATTGTTATCACTAAAACTAAAAAAGCCGTTGAACAAAAAGCAGACCGTACCATTTTTGATTTTTCTGAGCAACCTCAGCTTAATAACGGGAATGTCTTAGAAGGAATCAAAAAGCTACCCGGGCTTGTTGCCACAGACATTGCAGGGATGATGTACCAAGGAAAAATGCTTGACGTTTACCTTAACGGAAGGCCTTTAAACATTACCTCCAATGAATTGAATTCTTTTCTTGAAAGTATGCCGGCCAACTCTGTAGAGAGAATTGAAGTTGTTACACAGCCCGGAGCAGAATTTCCTGCTACATCAGGAGGTGCAGTTATGAATATTATTACGAATAAAAATGCCAATAAGTACTTAAGCGCAACATATTCCGGAAATTACACTTTCACCAATTACGACAAATACAGAAGCAGAACTACAAACTCTTTGAATTTAAATGCCAGAAATAAATATTTCGGATGGCAGCTTAATGTAGGACAAAATTATCGTGAAAGTATGATGAATACACAACAGGATGATTTATTGAACGGTAATACGGATAGATTTGCCCGTACTTATTTTGCTAAGACAGGAATAACTTTTGACCTTGGGCAGGACAGATTGTTGCTGAACTATGATATTTATCACAATAACAATGATAATTATACTTTAAGTGATGGTAAAGGTGACAGAACCTACGATGAGAATTCACCTAATAAAGTTTATATCAGAGATTATACTTTCGGATCTTCAGATGCTGCAAGAACCAATACAGTAAGGCAGGAAGCTGTGGTTACCTATCAGAAACGCTTCTCTGATAAATCTCAGAAATTAGATTTCCAGTTGGGTTATACAAAGGCCTACACTAAGTTTGGACAGGATAATATATTCTTTGACAAAACTTTTGAAAAAACTTCTACTCTGCCTGAACAGCGTCTTCCAACAACAACTCTGGGAAATGTGTTAAGCAATAATTCTGATATGAGAATTGCTAACTTTAAGGTTGATTATTCTCAACCCATCAAGCTTCTTGATGGAGGAAAAGTGAGTGCCGGAGGATTATATGAAAGACAGGATTATGATACGGAAAGTAAAGGGTTAAAAAACCTTGAATACCAAAGACAGACTGCTTCTACTTATCTTGAATTCCAGGCTAAATTGAAAAAATTTGATTTCACGTTAGGATCACGTTTTGAAAACTACGACATTTCCGGAATCACCAGATATTTTGATAAAGACGGAAAGCTTGTTCAGGCTGATCTGCTTCCATTTGATAAGTTTAAATTCTTTCCGAATGCCAGTATACAGTACAACCTGATGAACCAGGTATATGTGGCCGCGAACTACAACAAAAAGATCTCCTTACCAAGTATTTCTGCCCTAAACCCGAATAATACCACATTTGGAGGTCCGAATACTCAAATTACAGGTAATGCCAATCTTCAGCCTACCATTTTTGATAACTATGAGTTGAAAATTTCTGCTTTTGATTATGCATTCATCGGATATAGTGTAAGCTCAGCCAGCAATCAGGTGGCACAAATTATTAGAAAAGATGGTAGAAACCTTTACAATGAGCAGATTAATATTTCTAATATGAAAATTCATAATTTCAATATTGGACTTCCTGTTCCGTTTCAGATTTTTACCAAGTCCATAGGTGAGATTATGAAATCGAACTTCAATCCTGACAAAATGAACTTTATGTATATTTATGCAGGATATCAGAAACATGAGATTGATAACCTCAACAATAAAGGATTCTGGATTCTTAACCTGATGACCCAGCTGATTCTTCCAAAAGATATTAAACTGACAGCAAATTACAGCTACCTGACGCCAAAAGCAGGGTATTTTTACTTTACTGCAGAGAAACCATTCAGCAATAACTTAGATATTACCCTGACGAAAAAGTTTATGAACAATCGCCTTACGGTTTCGGTTTTTGCGAATGACATTTTCAATGGCCAGATCATGCAGGTACGCTCCAATCCACCATCAGGAGAAAATGTAATGCTTAGAACGAAATACGATTCAAGAAACTTCGGAATTTCCATCAATTATAAAATCCCAACCAGGAACAAATTGGCAAAAGAGGATCCAAATATCCTGAACCAAACCAAGAAAGAGGATAATGGTGGCGTTATGCAGCAAGGACAACAATAG
- a CDS encoding LytR/AlgR family response regulator transcription factor has protein sequence MNKIKCIIVDDEPLAISLLEQYVQKIPFLELVFSTENPIEALEYIQNNNSDLIFLDIQMPELTGINFMKIVGAKQKFILTTAYSEYALEGYEHNIVDYLLKPVSFERFLKSAIKAQERFSFQEEEACFFVKSSGQQHRINFNEILYIESIKDYVNIRTVGEEYIVLDTLKSLENQLPTKFVRIHKSFIINLDKIKSIGAKKLKVSEHEIPIGDSYRSNLLGRLK, from the coding sequence ATGAATAAAATAAAATGTATCATTGTTGATGACGAACCTCTGGCCATTTCACTTCTGGAACAGTATGTACAGAAAATTCCTTTTCTTGAGCTGGTTTTTTCCACAGAAAATCCTATTGAAGCATTAGAATATATTCAAAATAATAATTCAGATCTTATCTTTCTGGATATCCAGATGCCGGAACTTACAGGAATTAATTTCATGAAGATTGTAGGAGCCAAACAAAAGTTTATTTTAACAACAGCTTATTCAGAATATGCATTGGAAGGGTATGAACATAATATTGTTGATTATCTTCTGAAGCCAGTGTCTTTTGAAAGGTTTCTGAAAAGTGCTATAAAGGCTCAGGAACGGTTTTCTTTTCAGGAAGAAGAGGCCTGTTTTTTCGTTAAATCATCAGGGCAGCAGCATCGTATCAATTTTAATGAAATCCTTTATATTGAAAGTATTAAAGATTATGTGAATATCCGGACTGTCGGAGAAGAATATATTGTTCTGGATACTCTTAAATCTTTAGAAAACCAACTGCCTACTAAGTTTGTAAGAATTCATAAGTCTTTTATCATTAATCTGGATAAAATCAAAAGTATTGGAGCGAAAAAGCTGAAGGTATCAGAACATGAAATTCCGATAGGAGACAGTTATAGATCTAATCTGCTAGGGAGATTAAAATAG